The window CTTGCTCTGCTTTTTCTTTCTCGCCCACGCCAAACTCGCAAACGTTGTCTGCTCCCCCACGCTCTTTCCTCCCGCCTCACCTTGTCGGTCTTTCTGCTCTTCGTTATTAGACGACTTGCTAGATGACTTGTTCAGAGATTCCTTAAGTGATCTCGGTCAGATGGAAGTTGTTTCCACCATCCCAATTGATCTCCAAGTTCTGCCGCTTGTCGTTGGCGTCGCAACGGAGCTCGAAGCCATGCGTCACGCGCACGCCATCCAAACGGAAGATGCTGCCGCCGCCGGTGATGCGGCCAGGCAACGACTCGGGTGGCGGTTGACAGCTGTAAGAGCCGTTATCGCTCACCTGATCGGCATTGCTTGCCGTTGCCGTTGCAGTGTTATTCTGCGTCTGGCAGGCCGCCACTGGCGTCACGTTGCTGGTCACAGCGATCAACGCTTTGCCGCCAGCTGCGAGGTTGCCGAGGTTACAGTTCAGCACGTTGGCTACGACAGAGCAGGTTCCTTGCGACTGGGTTGTGTTAAACGCCCAAGTCAAACCACCATTGGTCGGCAGCGGATCGTTGACTTGCACATTCGTTGCGGGGACGGCGCCGATGTTGGTCACAAGGATGTTTTAGGTGATCTTGTCACCAGCATTAAACGTACCATTGTTGGGGGTCTTGGCGATGGTAATCGTGGTGTTTTGAGTGTCGGGATCGCAGGTGTAGGATCCCTTGTCTTTTTTCGTTGCGGCGTTATCCGCCGTAACGGTGGCTTCGTTATCTTGCAACTTGCAAGCAGCGAGGCTGGCGGTGTTGCTGACCACGCTGATCGTAGCTTCGCCACCAGGTGCCAGGGTGCCGACGCTGCAATTGAGCACGTTGGCCACCACTGTACAGCTGCCTTTCGTCGTCGTAAAACTCGATGCCCAGCTCAAATCGCCAGCAGTCGGCAGCGGATCGTTGACCACCACGTTTAAAGCGTCAAAGACGCCGATGTTTTTTACGACTATATTGAAGGTGAGCGCTTGGCCGGGAACGAAAACGGCGGAGTCCGGTGTCTTACTGATGGTGATCGCCGTGTTGCAGTCCTTACCGGAAGTAAACGTCACATGTTCCCACTGGGTGATTCCACCGTCCATGTTGGAGGTCAAACGGTCGACGATAAAAGAATTGGTCGCCGCGTCCCAGCGCAACGCGCTCAAGCCGGAAGTGCCGTTGTATGGTGCTTTGTTGGGAAATTCATTGGTGATCAGCACCTGGCCGCAACGATCGGAAAAGGTTTGGGCATTGGTGCCAGCGATGGCTGCTCCCTTGAGGATTTGTCCCAGAGAAAAGCGATGCCGAAAAATTCCGAGTCACGCCGGATAACATCCAAATCTTCGGGATGGATGGCATTGGCTGTCGGGTAATTGCAAAAGGTTTGATAACCGGGGCCAACACATGTTGGACCGGTACCGGCGCCAATCGTGAACCAATCATTCACGCCATTCGGATCGATCGCATAGATCTTTCCGTTGGGGCCGTTGAGTTGACCTGAGACAATACGATTTTCCGCGCCGGCGAGGATCTTGCCAGCGAGCGGGCCGTAGAAACTCGGCAGATTGGGCACGGTTGTGACACCTTCGAGATGTTCAATGATCTGTGCCACCAAGGTCGGCGTGCCGTTGAAATTTACCCGCCAGACATTTCCCAGCTTGTCGTCGTTGCTGCGGTTTTGCTTGTTGCCGGTAGCGACGATGAGATCGCCGCTAGCGGCGCAAAAACGGTCTTGGAAAAGGCTGCCGCGAATGTTCGCTGGTTCCAAAGGCAACGTCGTCCAAGGATTGGTCACGACCGCGCCGTTGGGCGAGATGCGCAAGACTTGTCCGAGTTGCCCATTGCCGGCAAAAACTTCACCGGCAGTAAAGCCGCCTTGGCAGGCGCTCGTGCGCACCGTGGCGATCTTGAGTTCGTCTTCCAGGCCAGACACGGCGGAGAAAGCGGAGAAGGTGCCGTTCGGCAACGTGACCTGAAAATTGTTGGGAAAACCGCTGAAATAATTTGCCGACGAAATTACCTTGCCGGAGGTGTCCTGAAAATCGATGCCGACAGGATTGTTAAATCCCCCTGCAAAAGCTTCCAAGGTGATGTCGACAGCCGACGCCGTCCGCGCCGCTGTGGATGTTATGAGGGCCATTAAAACTGCGCTGATGAATCTACTGTGTCGATGAGTTCGTTACTGTTTCATATATTCTCTCTTTCCGTTGATTGCCGCTGTTCCGCCTGCTCACTCCCAGAACTTACGTCACGCTCTCTATCGCACCCGCTATGGTGTTGCAAGCCCGCCCAAAAAGTATTTTTCGCTGGACTATTGTGGCTGTTGCCAAAGACCCAATTAGGCCATCTAACAGCTTTCTTGTGTGTGTAAAAACGATTGTAAGACTAGGTGGTTAACTGATTTTAGCGGGAGATTTTTTCACCTTAGTTTAAGCGCCAGATCAAGGCTTACTCAACCGATCAAGTGAGTTCGCGCGTGCAGTTGGGTTGGAAAATTCGCGGTGTCGGAATCTTGTTGGTAAGGACAATGCTTATGAGGAGAAACACTTACTCGATTGTCGGACAAAGTCTCAGGCGATGAATCTGCGGATTTTGAACTGAGAGGATCGGTCGCGGATATTATTTCTTTGCGCCACCGAACAATTTTTTCACCGCTGAGCCGACGCTTTCGACGACGCTGCCGGCGCCTTCGACGCCTTTGCGGCCCAGTGTGCCGATGCCTTCGGCGACGTTCTTGATGCTGACTCCGAGCGTGCTCGCCATGGACGCGGCGATGCGGGTGGAGAGGCTCTCGTTGAGGGAAAAGTTGGGATTGTCGGTGTCACCGTTGAGTGTGAAGTTGGCGGCGATGGCGTTGTGGTTGTCTTTCAGGAAACCGATCACGGCGCCGCGCGGCAGGCCTATGAAGGTGTCGAAGAAGCCACGCGCCGGGGCGAATTGTAAATCGCGCAGGACAACTTTGCCTTTGCCGTCCAATTTATTTTTGCGCACCTCGGAGTCGAGGTTCAAGTCGAGGGCGCCGCGGGAAATTTGCACTTCGTTTTTTTTGACCAGATAGGGTTGGAGCGCGACCAAATCGACGCCAGTGAGAGTAATCCGCGATGACGAATCCTCGGCGCCGGCGCCGACCCAACCGGTGATTTTTGCCTGACCGTCGTGCTGGATGCCTTTGACGATTCCCGCCAACTCGAAATGGGTCTTACCGACTGCCGGTACGGCGAGGTCGCGAATGGCGGCGGCGATTTTCTCGATACGTACTTTCAATGGCGGACGGCTGACGGTGGCATCGTAAAGTTCGATCACACCGTCATTGAGATTGATGGTTGAGATCGTCACCGCGCGGGCGGCGGGGCTCGATGATCGCTGATTGTCGTCGCTTTCGGTCAAGCTTGGCACGATGCGCAATTTTCCCGGCGTACGCAGCATTGAAATATAGGGTTTGTCGACGGTCACGGAGGTGATGCGGATGCGTTCGCTCAACAAACTACGCAGATCGGGAACGATGGTGATGTGCTCCGCTTCCAAGGTACGCGCCGCCGGCCAGGCTTTGGGCGCGTCGATGGTGACGCCAAAAAGTTCGAGGGTGAACCAATTGACCTTGAGTTCGCTGATGCGGCTGCCTGGGCCGAGGGCTTCGACAATCTTGTCTTGGAGCAGGCGCACGCCAAGGCGATAGCCGACCAAGA of the Deltaproteobacteria bacterium genome contains:
- a CDS encoding DUF11 domain-containing protein, whose protein sequence is MLVTNIGAVPATNVQVNDPLPTNGGLTWAFNTTQSQGTCSVVANVLNCNLGNLAAGGKALIAVTSNVTPVAACQTQNNTATATASNADQVSDNGSYSCQPPPESLPGRITGGGSIFRLDGVRVTHGFELRCDANDKRQNLEINWDGGNNFHLTEIT
- a CDS encoding DUF11 domain-containing protein — translated: MLITNEFPNKAPYNGTSGLSALRWDAATNSFIVDRLTSNMDGGITQWEHVTFTSGKDCNTAITISKTPDSAVFVPGQALTFNIVVKNIGVFDALNVVVNDPLPTAGDLSWASSFTTTKGSCTVVANVLNCSVGTLAPGGEATISVVSNTASLAACKLQDNEATVTADNAATKKDKGSYTCDPDTQNTTITIAKTPNNGTFNAGDKIT
- a CDS encoding DUF748 domain-containing protein, yielding MKRWQIILLASSVSLAAAILVGYRLGVRLLQDKIVEALGPGSRISELKVNWFTLELFGVTIDAPKAWPAARTLEAEHITIVPDLRSLLSERIRITSVTVDKPYISMLRTPGKLRIVPSLTESDDNQRSSSPAARAVTISTINLNDGVIELYDATVSRPPLKVRIEKIAAAIRDLAVPAVGKTHFELAGIVKGIQHDGQAKITGWVGAGAEDSSSRITLTGVDLVALQPYLVKKNEVQISRGALDLNLDSEVRKNKLDGKGKVVLRDLQFAPARGFFDTFIGLPRGAVIGFLKDNHNAIAANFTLNGDTDNPNFSLNESLSTRIAASMASTLGVSIKNVAEGIGTLGRKGVEGAGSVVESVGSAVKKLFGGAKK